The following proteins are co-located in the Tachysurus vachellii isolate PV-2020 chromosome 19, HZAU_Pvac_v1, whole genome shotgun sequence genome:
- the dhx35 gene encoding probable ATP-dependent RNA helicase DHX35, which translates to MAAPKSAMKFWKPGAEAPGVCEERELNSEPSGTAIIYNPYGALSVEKQRQKLPVFKHRNNILYMLESFQTVVILGETGSGKSTQVPQYLLEAGWAAEGKVIGVTQPRRVAATSVAARVAEERGAFLGHEVGYTIRFDDCSDPQATRIKFLTDGMLVREMMADPLLKKYSVLMLDEAHERTLYTDIAIGLLKKIQRKRGDLRLIVASATLDAKKFQDFFNLNESGDPSKDTCGILSVEGRTFPVDVFYTVSPVPDYVKATVETVLKIHETEDDGDVLAFLTGQEEVEKVVSMLQDQARSLSRHGLKKHLRVLPMYAGLPYSEQLKVFERLPPTVRKVVVATNIAETSITINGIVFVIDCAFVKLRCYNPLTAIESLVVTPISKASASQRAGRGGRNRPGKCFRLYTEEDFEKLPESTVPEMQRSNLAPVILQLKALGIDNVLRFSFLSPPPAQTMVQALELLFALGGLDQYGRLTEPAGVRMAEFPLSPMFAKMLLESGNFGCSKEIISIAAMMQIQNVFVVPSNQKKAAAREHRKFAVAEGDHLTMLNVYEAFVKHQKSSQWCQEHFLNYKGLLRAMTVREQLRRLLNKFKVPRTSSEGDPDVILRCIVSGFFANAARLHHSGSYRTLRDDRELHIHPNSVLYGEKPPKWVVFNEVIQTSRYYMRDVTAVESSWLVELAPHFYKQAAHGSLGSKRSKVF; encoded by the exons gggcCGAGGCACcgggagtgtgtgaggagaggGAGCTGAACAGCGAGCCGAGTGGCACCGCTATCATCTACAACCCTTATGGTGCCCTGTCTGTGGAGAAACAGAGGCAGAAGCTGCCCGTCTTTAAG CACAGGAACAACATCCTGTACATGTTGGAAAGCTTTCAGACCGTCGTGATCCTGGGTGAGACCGGCTCGGGGAAGAGCACCCAGGTTCCTCAG taccTCCTGGAGGCCGGGTGGGCTGCAGAGGGGAAGGTAATTGGCGTGACTCAGCCTCGGAGAGTAGCTGCGACGTCG gtgGCCGCTCGGGTCGCAGAAGAACGTGGAGCGTTTTTGGGTCATGAGGTGGGATACACCATCCGCTTTGACGACTGCTCTGACCCTCAGGCCACCCGTATAAAG TTCCTGACAGACGGGATGTTGGTCAGGGAGATGATGGCTGACCCTCTGCTGAAAAAGTACAG tgttctCATGTTAGACGAGGCCCATGAGAGGACTCTCTACACTGACATTGCCATCGGCCTTCTCAAGAAG attcaGAGGAAGAGGGGAGACCTGAGACTAATCGTTGCTTCCGCTACACTGGATGCCAAG AAATTTCAGGACTTTTTTAATCTGAATGAATCTGGAGACCCGAGCAAGGACACGTGTGGGATCCTGAGCGTCGAGGGTCGCACTTTCCCTGTGGATGTGTTTTATACAGTCAG tccagTTCCAGATTATGTAAAGGCCACAGTGGAAACCGTTCTAAAGATACACGAAACCGAGGATGACGGAGATGTTCTAGCGTTCCTCActggacag gaggaggtggagaaggTGGTGTCCATGCTCCAGGATCAggctcgctctctgtctcgtCACGGCTTGAAGAAACATCTGCGTGTCCTGCCCATGTACGCAGGCCTGCCTTACTCTGAGCAGCTGAAGGTGTTTGAGAGGCTGCCACCTACTGTCCGAAAG GTGGTGGTTGCCACGAACATCGCCGAGACGTCCATCACCATCAACGGCATCGTGTTTGTGATCGACTGTGCGTTCGTCAAGCTGCGGTGCTACAACCCTCTCACGGCCATCGAGTCTCTGGTGGTGACGCCGATCTCCAAAGCCTCAGCGTCCCAGAGAGCAGGAAGAGGAGGACGCAACCGGCCCGGGAAATGTTTCCGTCTTTACACGG AGGAAGACTTCGAGAAGCTTCCGGAGAGCACCGTGCCTGAGATGCAGCGCAGTAATCTGGCGCCGGTCATCCTACAGCTCAAAGCGCTGGGCATCGACAACGTCCTGCGCTTCAGCTTCCTGTCT CCGCCCCCGGCTCAGACCATGGTGCAGGCGTTAGAGCTGCTCTTCGCTCTCGGTG gtctggatCAGTACGGGCGTCTGACGGAGCCGGCGGGGGTCCGCATGGCCGAGTTCCCCCTCAGCCCCATGTTTGCTAAGATGCTTCTCGAGTCGGGAAACTTCGGCTGCTCCAAAGAGATCATCAGCATTGCCGCCATGATGCAGATCCAGAACGTGTTCGTGGTGCCGTCCAATCAAAAGAAAGCGGCC GCGCGTGAGCACAGGAAGTTTGCCGTGGCTGAAGGCGATCATCTGACCATGCTGAATGTCTACGAGGCGTTTGTGAAG CATCAGAAGAGTTCTCAGTGGTGTCAGGAGCACTTCCTGAACTATAAAGGTCTCCTGCGTGCCATGACGGTCCGAGAGCAGCTCCGTCGCCTGCTGAACAAGTTCAAGGTTCCTCGAACCTCCAGCGAAG GAGACCCCGATGTCATCCTGAGGTGCATCGTGTCAGGATTCTTTGCTAACGCGGCTCGCTTGCATCACTCCGGATCTTACAG GACTTTACGGGACGACCGGGAGCTTCACATTCATCCCAACTCTGTGCTTTATGGGGAGAAACCTCCGAAATG